The Alligator mississippiensis isolate rAllMis1 chromosome 14, rAllMis1, whole genome shotgun sequence DNA segment AGGCATGGACCTGCCTTTGGACCCTGACTCTTTTGATGAGATTGTGAGCCAGAGCAGAACTGCAGTATGGCATAAAAGGTCTACTTTTCAAATATTGGAAGTAACTGGAAATCACGCAACTTCCATCTAAAACCATGTTCCAACAAGCAAAAAGCTTCATTATCCTCACGTATAATttgaggggaagaagagggaaggggagagggcagctcttttttaaaaaaagtatgtATAATTAGTGATCCAGGATGTAAATATTTCAAGGAAACAAAACGTTCATTTCCTAGGGAGAAACTGTCAGATGTCAAAACCACCACTCCATAAGCGTTCTGCAATGCAACTCCAGGATGGCTAGCTCTTCAGGCTCTCTGTGCCAGGAAGTATGCTTTTTGCATGTGGCGCACAGCACGTTGCTGTGAGACCATACAAAAATAGATAAGACtgaaagcaatttttaaaaactgccactgaaaaataaaaaccatTTTGTTCTGCATATGCTTTTTGTCCATGGCTGTATATCAAAGTTAAATGGTTGAAAAAGTTTAATACCTGCATAAAATATAAGAAAAGGTATTTGGAGGAAAAACATTGCAAATACAGCCACGGTACATAATATTTTCAGAGAAAATGATATTGTAAAAAGATCTCAGGAAGGTTATCTGTAAAAATTCAAAGCTGTATTATACTAAAGCTGATGAGATGCTCTGAAATTCTGATTTTAAGAGTGGGCAATTTGAACTTCAAATGTCAAAATTATGTATGTTATTTTGACAGGATTGTTGAAGAAGGCTAAAAACAGGATGCCAGTTTTAAAAGGCAATATTACAGGAGCGCAGCCTGAAACGAAGGCAACAAGAACACAGCACTTTCACGGCTGGTTTAAAATAGGAGCGTAAGTGGAATCATAAATTAAGGgaaaatcacttaaaaaaaattctactggATACTATCAGTGTAGTCAAACAGGCATGTTGCATTTTGGAGGCAGTGACACCTCTGGGAAAACGTGAATATAGAAAAGTTAACCAACTCAAATCAAATCCTGGACTATTTTGTTGAGTATGCATGCCTTGCAATAAATTTGAGTCAGCACCAACGACAGCTCTGCAGTCCTGCGATGTAGTGCTGATCAGGTGGTTGCAGAGACCCAGCTAGCAGCAATACGATGCAGCTGAAGAGGCAAGCACAATTCACAGGCAGCAACTGTAGCTACTCTCTAGAACAAGACGACCTTTAAAGCTTACATCTTTTAGAGAAACGATGCACTGATCTTGCGGGAGGGTCCTTATTTCGGTAAGTGTTTgcttttctgtatttaaaaaccTACTACAAAGTTAGAAGCAGAAACAGAAGACTGAAAAATATTGGTCTTTGGAAGCTGCTCACATCAAAAATTTGCTGCAGTGACAGAGATTTCATTCTAACATTAATTCAATATTCAAATATACATGTTGCCTAGCTGTTTAGCTTTACAGAAAGAAACGAAAGCTAtagcaaggaaaaaataaaacaacatgcaTTTTGAAATATGGACGTGGACTCCTGGTTTCAGAGTAAAATTATTTAACTAGCCTAGAGGTACTTAAACAAATCTTATTTAAGCAAATACagtgtgcatggtgggggggggggggaggtggaatgGCAACATTACTGCAGATATTTTTAAGGCAGATCCATTTGACagccattttttcattcctgtttAAATAAGCACATTATTCCAAAAGATAATATAGGCTTGAAATCGCTAGAACCCAAAAGCAGACATTGTATAACATTTGGAAGAGACTTGCATTTTCGGAAGAAAGCCCTCATTTGAGCTCGAGGGGGAATGGAGATGAAAAAACAAGTCTCATTCTGGCAGACAACATGACAGTAAATGAAGGGATGCTTTGTAAAGTCCCTCTTAAACAATTATAAAAAGGACTGTTATCACAAAGAGGGTCATTGATATTTTTACCTAACTTGTCCTGCAGTCCGAGCGAAGACAACCCTTACAAATACATGAAGTATCTTATATAGATTTAAAGGGTGTCATTTTGGTATATTTATTTGCAGGCAACCATGGAATACCAGATATTGAAAACATCGCCCTGTCTGCTGGTCCTTCTGCTTTTCATACCCATGGTTCTGGGCATCTGTCCTTCTAACTGTACATGCTCAGGAAACAACAGAAATGTAGACTGTTCAGGCAGAAACTTCACTACACTGCCACATGGACTTCAAGACAACATTACATACTTAAATCTGTCCTTTAACCAGTTTGTTGATCTTGATCATCAGCTGACCCGGTTCACCAATTTGAGGACCCTCGATATTTCAAATAATTGGCTGAAGAACATTCCTGCTCATCTGCCCAAGTCGCTATGGGAAATATACGCTACAAATAATTTTATAAAAGTTCTTCAGAAACTGGATACCGCTTACCAGTGGAATCTTAAAGTGCTCGATGTTTCCAGGAACATGGTGGAAAGAGCAGTTCTGATCAACAATACACTGAGCAGCCTCAAGTGTCTCAACCTCAGCCGTAACAAGCTTTGGACAGTTCCAACCAACATGCCCCACAACATAGAAATGGTGGATCTATCGAACAACTTCTTGACCCAAATACTCCCGGGAACGCTGGTGAGGCTGCTACACCTTACAAAACTTTACTTGCACAACAACAAGTTCACGTATATTCCTGACAAGGCTTTCGACCGGCTCTCTCAACTGCAAGTTGTAACGCTTTATAACAACCCATGGTCCTGCGACGATCAGCAAAATATCCCTTATTTGCTGATGTGGGTGAAGGAAACACCTGCTGCCGTGATAGGGGCTCCATGCCCTAACCAAACGGTGACCTGGAAGAACGCAACTCCACTTCCAGCTGCACCCACGACTCCAGGTATGAACCTCATGGTTAAAGGAATGAAGGCAGCGGACACAACTGGCTCTTCGCTGGCAACTGAACCAACCAAAGAGataaaaatgcataaacaatTTCGAGCTAAGGAAGTTACACTAAGTGCTACCTTAAGCCAAACTGTATTATTTACCAGCACAGATAGGCCCTTACTTCTTTATCCAGAAGAAGTGACTGCTGGGAAAGTTAGTTCTCACGAAGCGGCGGCCACACATACAATCTACATTCAAGATTCAACGGATGTGAACTCAAGCTTGGCTAGCTCGACGGGATCATCCACTACTCCCATGACCCTGAGTATTACCAGCGGGATGCCAACAAACTACTCTAAAATGCCTCAACAAAGCACAACCATTACcttaaagaaagaagaaacaacaacaaatatttttaatactCGTGTGCCCTCGGCAGCAAGCGTTTGTCAAATGTATTCATTCTATATTGTAATGCTTAATGCAGTGGCAGTGCTGATTGGCTAATGGCTTGCATTCTTGTGAAACAAATTTATTCCTACGATAAATAGTTGGAGCAAAACCACCCACCACCTAACAATGACTTAAATACAGGAAACTCAGTTTTGAAATTCTTATTCTGATCCAAAAAATAACCACTCAAAACTAAAAATGCACAATTTATGTCTTGATACTAAGCTGCTACTTATTTTAATATGTCTTATACCAAGTAAAACTAACCTATgaaatgattttgtttttatgaaaTGTGCTTATTTTATATTTCAATGTTTAATTTTCCTTGCACAAGAATAAAACATCAGAATTTTATGTACTGATTTTAGGTATGGTTTTTGTCATTaaacatctggaaaaaaaatagaaggcCTGTATCATATCTGCATTGTCTTGCTTGATTTGCCAATCAAGAATTCTTGTAAAATAGCAGTAATGGTCCTTTGTAAGTTAAGATGACAtgcaaaaggaagggaaaataaagaaaataaaactaacTGCTTCATTAATCAATAGTTATTTCTGGGAATATGACTGGCATGTATATCAGTGTTTGTTTCATATGTATTAGGAAATTTTAATATGAGtggatatttttaaattcaggaaTTAAAAACTGGACAAAACATCTCCTGGACTGGGGAAGATGAGTGAGGTGGTTCATTTTTTAGCAGGAAAAATAAGTATCAAGACACTTATTAATCTTCTGGCTTTACAACTGAATCTGGAACCTGAGACAAGTCATTTCTGATTTCTTATATTTAAACGAGGGATAACACAGAGTGGTTTGAGGGTAATGGATAACAAGCAGCACGTGGATAAACTCATGATTTACTATTTTCCTAAACATCTGTCCATCAAAGAgtagagacatttactgcagcaCAGCTGATGTAAAATGGGTGGCAAGCATATTTGATATGTAGTTAAGATAAAAGTTTTGAAACGGCGTGCAAGGCAGAAAATGACAACTGAAAAGAAGGTTTGTcctgaaagaagaaaaagcacTATTGTGCTCTCCGCTTGATATATCATTTATTACAAACTTTTGCTGACACTTTTTCCATGCGTTGCAGGATACTGCTTAATCCCCAGTTTCCCATACCGTAAGAATCTTGCAAAAACCAGGGGAGCTCAACTACAAAGTTTAGTGTCCGAATGGCAAGCCCACTCCTCCTGGCTGCTAGACGAAGGATGTAGGACACACATAACCATTCTTCTAGCTACCTGGGAAAGGCAGTAGGAAATAGGAGTACCTGTGGGGAATGTGGGAATAGAGTGAGAATATGGGACTCAGGCCCCCGGGTCTAGCAAGCATCTGGAAGGGTTTTCAAAACTGCTGCAGAGATATATTCTAATAATTTCTTGGCTTGAGGATCCACTCGGTGTCAAGACTCTACAGATGCCCTTGTCAGAGGATCTAGGGAAATCTCTTACGGTTCAGGCATACCACGGAGGTGGAGTGTGTATGCTGAAAACTGCCGCTTTCTCAGAAGACGCTAGCAAAAGTGGGGGTTTCAGTTGTAAGTGCACCTGGACTAAAATAGAGGCTAACATGACATAATAGCAGCAAATTGTTCATAAATAATGATCTCTGCCTTGCAGCTGTCTCAAGAGCCAAACTCCGCAACTAAAGTTATTACTCTTGAAACCACAGGAACTCCCAAATCCTCTCCTAAGTGCAAACAGTGATTTTGTTATTGAAAAGAAATGGTTCAAAGCTTGTTTTAAACAGCAAAACATAAATTGAATAACGAATTTGTACATGGTTGTTTTACTGGCacccaagtattttttttaaggttGTATTCAACCGAGTTGATAGCAGCGCGTCTTAGCCTAAGAACTTAGTACAACTTAACATAATTATTACATAACCTCCAACAACTTCCTCATAACTATAGCCTAAATAATAGATTAAAAGCCCTGCTGAGCACTCTCTGAACAGCGTTGTCTTTACTATACTGATAGGTCACTTCATTCTAAACATAAAATTCATCTTAAAATGAAAGTTTCCGTCATCAGAGGAAAATGGTGGCTCCGATCAAATAGCAGCCATGTACAAAAATATTATCTTGTCACAGTTGCACTTTTTTCAGTTCTTTGTCTCTGATCTCATCACATTCATATTTTAACCTTTATACAGAGTGTTGTCCACAAAGGAACCAACTAAAGTATATACACTCTCTCACTATAAAGAAATTCAGCTCTCTCGGAGGTGAAGCCAGGCAGACGGTTTTGGACAAGTGAAACACTGCAAAAAAATACTAAAGATACATGGACATTTTAGGGAGGCAGAACCTCACTATCCAAGCTGAAATAGAGGCAATCCCCAGCTCTTAACAAGAGCACCATGATCTTCAATCCACAGTGAAGTCTAGATCTATGAAAGTATCTCATGATGAAAACTTCCCTACAgctgagtgaaaaaaaaattaatccagATTGGTGCAAACATGCTGCAAGCTTAAATTTACCTCCAAAATCTACCCATCTGCCATCAGATTAATTCCACTAGCCAGTATAGGTATTTAACAAATAGCAGTGCCCGCAGGAAAATGCCCCCTATTATTTTAATGAGCACAACTAGCCAAGCCTCTTATATTGGCAGAGTCAGAAGCTGCTTAGCTCGCAAAGACATGATACAGAACAAAGTGATATATATGACTGCGGGTCTCTTGGACGCAACTAAATGCTTTCCGTTACGCTGGACGCCACACATACTCTTGCTGGGTAATGCATTTAGTGATGCCAAATTCTGCTGTGTTTGGCAGAGGCCAGCGCGGAACCAACTCTGAAATGTTCTAAGTGTGCCATGTGTGCAATGACAACTAGTTCACACGCAATGAACATTGAACGCagcctagggggaaaaaaaaaaaaatcagactgtcCAGCAGATCCAGTACTAGACTTATTGCATAATTACTGTATTATTGCATATTGGATAACCTGCTACCTGGACTCAGGGAGATTATGTGCATTGATTCAGTTAGCATATTGCTCATGAGGCTGGAGGTGGAAACTGGCCTCTTTTTGCTTCCTAATCCATATGAAGGGGTCAAGAGGCTGGAACCAGTGAGGAGGAATAAGTGGCCACTGCCAAGAAGTAATCTGAAGCAGCCTTGAGGATACAAAGGCATGGAGCCAAggcagaagcagaaagaggaCAAGACGGGACTCCATATTACAAACTGAGCTCCCCAAATAGTAGGACTAGCCCTCTGTCCTAATCTTATGTACACCAAGTAGAAATACAAGCCCCCCCAGCTACGGGTTGCTTCCAGTGAAGGAAGCTGAAATAATAcaaaagctgttgctcagcaACAGTGCAATCAAACTAGATGGCGATTACCACATTTGTCTACCCACTCACTGCTCTAATATCAATCTATTTGCATGCAAGACAAAAATAAGGAAAACTAAATTTCCATTTGACGATTCAGGATGAGGACCCACAAGAACCCAATTTctgttttactttaaaatgatAAAGTCGTTGAGCCCAAGACATCTTTAAAGATACTGCTCTTCAGGGAAAGCGGCATGAAGTACTTTGATAAACACACAACACCATGATCTTGATTTCAAGTAGATTAATGGCTCATCTCAAAAGTTTCCAGCCCTCATAGTGGCAGATTTAACCTCTCAAAGGCAAGAGCATAAGTGATGCAGTGAtagctgccaccactggcaaATTGCCTGAAGCAATAACTCGCATGTCCCCTATTAATCTTTTTGGAGCATCAACTTTAAGGCCCAATGAAGACAGTTCAGGATCAATCTTAATTGATTTATCATGGATTGTTTTAGTAAATAGAATGGGAATGGGGAAAAGAGCAACT contains these protein-coding regions:
- the OMG gene encoding oligodendrocyte-myelin glycoprotein, with amino-acid sequence MEYQILKTSPCLLVLLLFIPMVLGICPSNCTCSGNNRNVDCSGRNFTTLPHGLQDNITYLNLSFNQFVDLDHQLTRFTNLRTLDISNNWLKNIPAHLPKSLWEIYATNNFIKVLQKLDTAYQWNLKVLDVSRNMVERAVLINNTLSSLKCLNLSRNKLWTVPTNMPHNIEMVDLSNNFLTQILPGTLVRLLHLTKLYLHNNKFTYIPDKAFDRLSQLQVVTLYNNPWSCDDQQNIPYLLMWVKETPAAVIGAPCPNQTVTWKNATPLPAAPTTPGMNLMVKGMKAADTTGSSLATEPTKEIKMHKQFRAKEVTLSATLSQTVLFTSTDRPLLLYPEEVTAGKVSSHEAAATHTIYIQDSTDVNSSLASSTGSSTTPMTLSITSGMPTNYSKMPQQSTTITLKKEETTTNIFNTRVPSAASVCQMYSFYIVMLNAVAVLIG